Genomic DNA from Solanum pennellii chromosome 3, SPENNV200:
AGtgacttaaaaaattaattttttagaagTCAATTGGAAACAGGTAAGAAATtgtattactattttttatcgaaccattttcatttactatcttgaatattttagtagatttaaggaatttttttttaataaataatattatatcacTGTTATAACATGtattcaaaatgttttcaccaaattattataaatgtaaTTAGCAAacgatttttttaaatgatttttttatttacattgtGTACTTTTAGGAATTGGAATTGACATGTAATTAACAACAAACAGTTTTAAGTACAAATTTAAATAGTACATAGCATTAAATTTGTTATAAGAATTATATTAGGTCACAAAGATATCTCTTTccgtaaaaaataaaagtaatcatATCGCTGCATTTTTATTTAACATGAATTGATTATATTtagttacaaaaataattaaaataataattatattcttaagtagaaattaaatcatcattaatacccacctattatatttataaaaaaaaattcgatCACGAAATTGTTATCTTTTGGTGCTGGAATCTTAATTATTCTGTTTACTATAAATTATGCATAACGATAATGACAATCAAGATCATCACGCATTGTATcaatctctcttttctcttcataGCTTAAGTTTCGCCAATGAGTAGTGTTAATGGAGTTAGAGTGATAATCAAGTACATAGTCGTCAATCAAGGATGATCTCTCGTTATGaactagcttttggggttgagttaggcccaaGTGTCATATAtctttaaatcaatttttgttttcGATTAAATGAATCTACAAAAATGAAAACGTTCTATGTAAATTTAGACGGAAAAAGTATAAAATGAATTTGTGGTTATGAATAAAGTGAATAAAAACAACATTCTATTTATTGAATTGAAAGGTCCAAAAAGGTAAAGATACATGAACGTGATGGAACTAGTAAGTAAGTAAAGTAACGTGATGAAGCTGCATTTATATATATGCAAAGCTTACTCATCCTGAACAAGAGGTCGATCGATCGTTCACAAGCagataataatttttcaatcaaCAAGTTAAAACAAATGTAACTACATAGGATCTTGAAGTATTAATGCAGaaaaattatgatgatatgCTAGAAGATAAGACTAAATATCAGGGAAAATGTTGTATTTGACATTAACAAGGTCTTATATAACCTATGTTGTACAAACACTTGTCAGTTCTTAGAACTACCTAGTAAAGGTCATGAAATATATCAAGAGAGAACAAACTCTGAGGATTTTGTTGAGTTGTTAAGTCTCCAATTCATTAACACTTTCTTGTGACGGTCCTCTTGTCCTAATACTAGAAAGTCAGTTTTAGAGTTCTTAGTTAAACATGGAAGCTTATTGATTTCTTGGATATCAAAGAAGCAAAGTGTAGTATCAAGAAGCTTAGCAGAAGTTGCGTACATACATCAGCATGTTAAAGCAGTTTCATAGGTAGTATGGTTGACTGGTTTAGTGAAGGAATTGAATGGTGCACTACAAGTTGCACCAATTTGGTGTTTCATGACGCACTAAACACATCGAGATAGACTTTCATTTTATCCGGTAGAATATAAATTATGCATAACGACAATGACAATCAAGATCATCACGCATTGTATcaatctctcttttctcttctatgATTAAGTTTCTCCAATGAGTAGTGTTAATGGAGTTTGAGTGATAATAAAGTACAGAGTCGTCTATCAAGGATAATCTCTCGTTATGAACaagcttttggggttgagttaggcccaaGTGTCATATATCtataaatcaatttttgtttgCGATTAAATGTATCTAGAGAAATGAAAACGTTCTATGTAAATATAGCCGGAAAAAGTATAAAATGAATTTGTGGTTACGAACAAAGTGAATAAAAACAACATTCCATTTATTGAATTGACATGTCCAAAAAGGTACAGATACATGAACATGACAGAACTAGTAAGTAAGTAAAGTGAAATGATGAAGCTGCatttatatatatgcaatgCTTACTTATTCTGAACAAGAGGTCCATGGAGCagataataatttttcaatcaaCAAGTGTAACCAGTAGGATAATTCTTTCCACAGACGTTGAGAAGGATGTTTAGAGAGATTGGTATATCCAAATGAATTCCCAGAATATCTGCTTTTATGGCTGTGCACAAGCAAACCGCGGCCTCTAGGTCCACCAGTCCCCCAATCAAACTGCAGCATGACGAAGTTGGAGTAGTCCCGATAATTACACCCACCAAATCATTAAGTATATTAGTACATGccccaaatttcaaaatatcagTTGAACAGTCTGCACTTACAAGAGTAAAGAAGAGGAGATTAAGTGATAAGAAAAGGGTAATAGAGGCCTGATTTTTGGAAGCCATGTCAACAAGCTAAGGTTAGGCCTAATTAATTACGCAgtttaattgatgattgaaTTCATGTGCTAGAAACGATGGCTATTTATACTAGTTGAATATTGCCTATTGGTAGTGCATggcttttaaaatatttaggatttgatttaattaatacttAGTACCTTAATTACATATTTCCTGCACATGCTACATCTATTATAGAATTACATGTAATTagtgtttatatatttaattacaaattccagttatacatatacattcttttttaattcaagCCATCCACTCACGTTTTCATTTAACGCTTTAGCTTATGCCCCTGGACAAGATCCCTTTTGTCCGTCACATTTCTAGACCTGTGCACATTCTTACTGAACTTAATTCCCAAGCTTTCTGCAAGTATACATTTTTTTACCACGTTTTAATGTCAACATAGAATTTGCATGGTTTTTCGAGGTTTGATTGGCTAGCTCTCGCATGAtacctaattaatttaacaTCCTAACTAAATTTATAGTTGCTGctattctttttttctattatcttCGCCAATTTATTTCTCCTTGTATACATGCATTTAAATGTTTTACTTGTCAAGGGTTTTATATATGGAAACAATCTAATTTCAAGGTTGTCAAGGTTTTGGGGAGGTTTtcgtttcattttttttagctttatttttacttgatacGAAGTTtataaaagtaagaaaaaaaaacttttgaattaaatagttaaaaattaacaatatgtcaaatgtatcaaaatgtcaGTAAAATTAACATTAATGAGTTGctggaaaaaagaagaagaaagaagtcattcttttttaaacgaattaaattggaaagtaggtcaaacaaattgaaatgatatatatttcCCCTTTCAAAAGTCCTTATTCTAAAATTAAGGAGTGAGGTGTTTGACCAAGATTTTCAGCAAAAGGTGTTTTattgaaaaaacaattttatgaaAAGCACTTATGTGAAATACATATACGCAGACCATACACTAGTCCATTAATTTGTGGAGGTAGAAAGGTTATTTCCTTGAGTCACTCTGCAACAAATTCATGTACAAAGAAGAAGTTGGTGAAGAAACTATATATAGCACGTAAAATGTAAGTAGCGCAAAGTGTACcgaaaagaaaaacaacaatataataGTGTGATAATCGAAACACGCTAAACAACAATAATGCCACTAGTACAATGACAAACAACAACCATCAAAGCAAGACCTACACTATACCTTCTAACCTCTATCTGAATACATGTCATACATATCCTCTTATCTAAAGTTATGTCCTTGGAACCTAAGGATGGATCATCTCTTgtttaatgtgtttttatttttataatttggtCCAGAAAGATATTCAATCTCAAAAGCACttaaatcaaatatgaaaacaGATAAATGAGAGTTTCCATTATATTGAAAGAGCAAAATGTAATCAATAGCAATTGAATAGTATTCCTTAAATTGGTTCCGTCCATGGTTGAGTCATTTGGTGCCATTTGAGTTTCGCAATAATTTAACTTGTTAGATTGCTCCGGTGGCAACCTCAAGGAACACAACATTACAGAAGAATGTGAACTCCCTTGACATAGTCAATGACTGGACACAAATCGACCTTgcaataaaatcaatttttttgtcatcaataggatcaactagtgttgttACTTATGCTAAACAAacataattcaacttttttgaTTTAAAAGTCAACAACATTTCAAGTTCATATTCCTAAGTTCAATTCATAGTAAATTCAAGTTATAATTTCAAACTCAAACTAGTcttaaaatcacaaattcaattagttatatataattttcaattttcaagttcaatttagttctaaaattcacaacttaagtACTAAAATTCCGCAATAATTGAAGATTAGTAACGTTTCACAACCTTAAGTTCTAAATTCCTACAAAAAATTCAAGTTCTCTAAAGTTCACAACTTACAGTTCTAGAATTctacaataattcaagatttctaacACTCAAAACCTTATTGAGTTCTAAAAtcctataaaaatttaatttctctAAAGTTCACAAATTCAAATTCTAGAATTCTACAATAATTCATGATTTCTAAAGTTCACAACCTAAAGCTCTAAAAACCTACAAAAATTCAAGTTCTCTAAAGTTTACAACTTCAAGTTCTAAAATCCCACAAAAAAATCAAGTTCTCTGAAATTCAGAACTGAAAGTTCTAAAATTCcacaataattcaagattactaaCGTTTCACAGCCTAAAGTTCTAAAATcttacacaaaaaaatttcaatttctctaaagttcacaacttaaagttctaaaatcctataataattcaagatttaaacGCTCACAACCTTAtaaagttctaaaatcctatcaagttctctaaagttgacaaatttaaattaaaaaatcctacaataattcaagatttctaaagttcacaaccttAAGCTCTAAAAGCCTACAAAAAATTCAAGTTCTCTAAAGTTTACaacttaaagttctaaaatcaCACAAAATATCAACTTCTCCAAAATTCACAAgttaaagttctaaaattctACAATAATTTAAGGTTACTAACGTTTCACAACCTAAAGTTCTAAAATCTTACAAATAGAAAATTTCAAGTTCTTTAAAGTTCACaacttaaagttctaaaatcctacaataattcaaaatttttaatgcTCATTACCTTATAAAGATCTAAAATcctataaaattttaagttctcGAAAGTCtacaattttaaattctaaaattctacaataattcaagatttctaaaGTTCACAACCTAAAGCTTTAAAAACCTACAAAAATTCATGTTCTCTAAAGTTTACaacttaaagttctaaaatctcacaaaaaaaatcaatttctctaAATTAACAAGTTTAAGTTCTAAAATTctacaataattcaagattactaaCGTTTCACAACCTAATGTtctaaaatgttacaaaaaaatttcaagttctctaaagttcacaacttaaagttctaaaatcccacaataattcaaaatttctaaCTCCCACAACTTTATAATGTTCTAAAGCTATTTATacataaacttcaaattcaaaaCTTAGCTAGTTATATTTGAGTTCTAAGTTCAAGTTCAATAACAAATTCAAGTGAAAACTAATTGCTAAACTTAGTTATATATAAACATCTAATCCAAGGATTAGTTATATTCAAATTCtgagttcaagttcaagttctaaTTAAATTCAAGTTCATATAATCTCTAAAATTGTTAGGTACACATGAGTATGTATTTTAAAGATTGACAAAAGTTGCATCATCGAACTagtatttaattagaaattccAGTTATCAAAGCCACATATAAACTTAATTCCCACGCTTTCATCAAGtataatacatttttattaaattgaagCCATCCAACGCTTTGAAGTCAAAACATAAAATGCATCATCTTAATTGAGAACTAAAAATTTGAACTCTATAAACATAGCTGCATGTCAAGACAAACTTCATCATAATATTGTACTCCGATGATTAACTgtttcatcttaattatttattatcaaatGGAAAAAAACATGTAAATTGGAACAAAATGAGCTCatcttttttctcaaaattattaaatggaTACTCTTCAACATCAATGATATATTGTTTACTTCAGACTTTAACTATAAATCCACAACCATTGTCATTTCTTGTTTTCGTAA
This window encodes:
- the LOC107012995 gene encoding 14 kDa proline-rich protein DC2.15-like, with the translated sequence MASKNQASITLFLSLNLLFFTLVSADCSTDILKFGACTNILNDLVGVIIGTTPTSSCCSLIGGLVDLEAAVCLCTAIKADILGIHLDIPISLNILLNVCGKNYPTGYTC